One genomic segment of Primulina tabacum isolate GXHZ01 chromosome 9, ASM2559414v2, whole genome shotgun sequence includes these proteins:
- the LOC142556004 gene encoding protein BIG GRAIN 1-like A, which translates to MYVSNCSSNYPSFSSTLLDSIYRSFDIGEEGMGIYREPINKSTAADVFPSDQEEMANFQRVCMIEKLMEKRVGDKGVSRRKLSEARKWRKDGDSFSFSSSSDSSSGGGEADEISFPGATSRRPKPIRTGSSGHHQKEKSRENRQDFEMNRRERRGLADQSEPNPKHESGFLKTKSKALKIYADLKKVKQPISPGRKLATFLNSLFTTAAGSSKKHKANANPHHSLASKSANTSTCSSASSFSRSCLGKPPSSTGKFSSVAKRSVNFFPGSVIDDEDCQPCGRKALPRENKPINAALYSELVKNNFNGFNSIKSSIDEELKVYVMEYNRRVEDAAMDFLRKTHFTNRVFDQESEEEDEDDDMESCASSDLFELDNLSTIGVERYRKELPVYETTSADAKRVVIN; encoded by the coding sequence ATGTATGTTTCGAACTGTTCTTCTAATTACCCTTCGTTTTCCTCTACACTTCTTGATTCCATTTACCGCTCCTTTGATATTGGAGAAGAGGGAATGGGGATTTACAGGGAACCCATCAACAAGAGCACCGCTGCTGATGTGTTTCCTAGTGATCAGGAAGAAATGGCAAACTTTCAGCGGGTTTGCATGATCGAGAAATTGATGGAGAAGAGGGTTGGTGATAAAGGTGTTTCGCGGAGGAAGTTGTCGGAGGCCAGAAAGTGGAGGAAAGATGGGGATAGTTTCAGTTTCAGCAGCTCTTCCGATTCGAGCTCCGGCGGAGGCGAAGCTGATGAAATATCTTTTCCCGGAGCTACTTCACGGCGGCCGAAACCGATTAGAACCGGAAGTTCTGGTCATCATCAGAAGGAGAAAAGTCGGGAAAATCGCCAGGATTTTGAAATGAACCGTCGTGAGAGACGAGGTTTAGCTGATCAATCAGAGCCGAATCCGAAGCATGAAAGCGGGTTCCTGAAGACCAAATCAAAAGCACTGAAAATATATGCCGATTTGAAGAAGGTGAAACAGCCGATTTCTCCCGGCCGCAAACTCGCCACGTTCTTAAACTCACTATTCACCACCGCCGCCGGAAGTTCAAAAAAACACAAAGCCAACGCAAATCCTCACCACTCTCTGGCGTCAAAATCCGCCAACACATCCACTTGTTCGTCCGCTTCGTCCTTTTCCAGATCATGTCTCGGAAAACCACCGTCGTCTACTGGAAAATTTTCCAGCGTCGCCAAAAGGTCGGTTAATTTTTTCCCCGGAAGCGTAATTGATGACGAAGATTGTCAACCGTGTGGGCGGAAAGCATTACCTCGAGAAAACAAACCAATCAATGCAGCTCTATATTCCGAGCTCGTAAAGAACAACTTTAATGGCTTCAACAGTATCAAATCCTCCATCGATGAAGAGCTTAAGGTGTATGTGATGGAGTACAATCGCAGAGTGGAGGATGCGGCAATGGATTTCCTGAGAAAAACCCATTTCACGAACCGAGttttcgatcaagaatctgaggaagaagatgaagatgacGACATGGAAAGCTGTGCAAGTTCTGATCTGTTTGAATTGGATAATCTTTCCACCATTGGAGTGGAGAGGTATAGGAAAGAATTGCCAGTGTATGAAACCACCAGTGCTGACGCCAAACGAGTCGTTATAAATTAG